In Chlorocebus sabaeus isolate Y175 chromosome 9, mChlSab1.0.hap1, whole genome shotgun sequence, the genomic stretch TCTTTTGAACTCCATTTTAAACCACATGAGTAAGAAACTTCAGTTCTTCTATCAGCTGCTTTCTTAAGGCTAACAATACACTTTAAATGATAATACGCTCTACTAAGACATCTAAATATTAGAAATTACTACCTTCTAGATTGAATTTATAAAAGGTAGTTAGCACGGGTTGGAACTACATTATACTTCTCTGTGAAGGGAATTTTGTAGTGCAGaagttctcacattttaaaaaacataataaaatactgaAGCGGATTTAGCATATGTTtaccaataaaaaattataaaatttctccCAATTGTACAGCTTAAGAATAAACCAACATAAGAGTGATAATTAATACTGATAAAACAATGCCAGATGCATATCTAATTAATCAGCTTCCTTTAACCTCTTATATCGTTGCTCTCTGAGTCATTAAGGTTTTCTAATCTGCTGCATGTTACAAACTTGTTCCTAACTTTGAAAACTGCATGAAAAATTACTAGGTCTGAGGTTCAGGCACACCCggatttattttgtgtgtgtgtgtgtgtgtgttttttttttgtattttgtatttttttagtttttactttacaCAGTAGTGAACAGGAATCACAGGATACAGGTTACTGTGTTTCCATGAAAAGCAAGGATAATATTGAACAAAATTCATTATcaattagaatttattttccttctagaaAAACGATTAGGcttcatttgtcttttcttcaGATACTTGCTCACTACTCTCGCTTACTTTTTGTCCTAAGCTGCTTGCTTGACTTTCAGCCCTGTCATCCTTCATCAGACCTTCAGGTTTTGCTGCTTCTCCCTCATTCTCTGCATCTTCTACCTCTTCTTCTTCcacttcttcttcctcctcctcctcttcctcatcccctTGTGgtttttcacattctttttcttcctgcaattcttccatctctttatcctcctcctcttcctctttttcactGTCTTCATCGTCTTCCCTTGTCAAACTCTCTCTCTCGTCCGAGTCGCCCTGTGAGGGAGATGCCCTGGCACCCACATGCTCATTCGAGAGGATTTCAGGCCCTGCCTCTTCCTGCTCTGTGCTGTCACGTTCTTCCGCTTCTCTCTTACAGTAGGAGTAGCGATGATTCATGTGTTGAGAATAAGACCCAGAGTGTGAGAAGCGCTTTCCACATTTGTCACATTGATAGGGCTTTTCTCCAGAATGTAATCGCATGTGTTCAATCAAATGATGTTTGTGTTTAAATGCCTTTTTACAGATTCCACACTCATGAGGTCTTTTACCTGCAAAATAAGAATTCTGTTAAATAAAATGGTGGTATTCAGCAAATAAAATCCTTATATGGTTTTTGGGGTACTTCAGGTTGTAGAAAGGGGAGGGTtgttagtttcatttttaaaatatttccaggtCCCAAACTCTTTGTAATATAATACTGCAATTTGGTTTGTTCTTTGCATTAAAAAAGTAGTGCTCTACACTCTGCTGTGCAGTTGATTAGGTCAATGGGAGCTACATGAGATTGAAATGCCAAAAATACAAGCATCATGACAGTGAGGTGGAAAATGGGCCAAGTGCAGCTGGGAGAAGATGTCTGGTAGTGAGTGAGCACGGTGAGGGCAGGCAGGGACAGACGTGCTGCTCACCTTGTGTTCTTCATTATCACTACCAGTAAGGTCcctaaaaagtcattttttttttcctagtcacAAGCTCTGCCCCCAATGAAATTTTAATGTTTactatatactttttatatatgataaaacTCATAAATATACAGTGTATATGCTGAGCTTCTTTAGAAAACCACAGCCATTGTAGTATCTCAGATTTTTTTGCCCCCTAAGAAACAAGTTTTGGCCCGTGAGGGCAATACTGCCCCTCCTGAGAACGCATGGGCTAGAGGAGTATTGCTGCGCAGACACGAAAAGGACTGGCAACAACAGATCACAGTCAGGACTGAGAATGTCCAATGCCAGAGCTATCAAGCAGGTAACACTAACAAATgcagaaatgatttttaattttagaaacagtgtagtttttcatatatatttttcactttgATAATTGCTAATATTCAACTTTGCCTGAAGAGGAAGGGGATTTTCTAACTTTTCTTAGATCTCTGAGAACCAGAGGACTGAGTTACAAGGGGCTGGTTTTGAGAGGTGTGACTTTCTGTTATGTAACACTAGTTTTTAGCTCCAAGAACCTCCCAAGTGTCACTGTATAAATCCACAgattgaagaaggaaaaaacaattttatcttttctcacAAGAGTAAAAAATACACTGAAACAGTTTAAGAATATGAAAGATAAATATGGATACTGTAGTCATAATGGCTGGTAGTGGGGGCAGGGAAGAGCGGGTAGGGGATTAAAGAGCTTAGGATGAATCCAGCCCCTTCTACAGCAACCCATGTTAGAGAGACACAGGAGTGTGCTGGAGCCAGTTTGTACTGGCTGGAGAGTCTATTGctaaattttcaggaattctgCAAGCTGATTGACATCACATTCAAGTTTGAAATCCACCATGATTGGAGTATTTATGCCGCAAAAAGCTGCAAACACCACAAATCAGGGCTTCCTCACCCTTCAGAAAACCAGGTGTTAAAATTTATCAGTACTTCACTGATGGAAGGAATGAAATAGGCCGGGAGTTGGCAACTATTTTCCGTAAAGGGTAGTGAGTATTAAAAGGCTCTGCAGGCCAAATGGTCTGTGTAGCAGCTTCTCAATCCTGCCATTGTAGAACAGCATGAAAGGTGACATAgacaaaatgtaaatgaatgggcGATGCTGTCTTCCAACTCATTTTATTTAGGGACGCTGATATTTGACTTTCACATAATTTTCATCAGTCATAAATagtcttttcatctttttcaatcatttaaaaatgtaaaaacaaaaacaaaaatgaccatTCTTACCTCACAGGCCTTAGAAAAACATGGGTATGCTCGTCTTTGGCCTGTGTGCTATAGTTGCCATCCCTGAGTCAATCTAAGGAGGCACATTTTGTGGCAGAATTACAGGATCTCAGAATTACAGGATCTTAGAATCTTCTAGTCCAACCTCTTAGGCAGAACTTCTTACTTAAAACAAAAGATCTTGACTTGCCAGGACAGCTTGCTGCACACTTATGAAGAAGcagctttttcttttatgaaGCCAGATCCTGTCTTCCTATGACTTTAGCCCACTGGtctcatattttttattaatggGTACTATGTACTGTTTTTATTAATATAGCATAAGTTTGCATTAAATGAATGTGGACGTAATAAATGCTGTGTCAGCTTAAAGGAATTAAgtcatgggaaaaaaaaacacaacaaaaaaaatcagatgaagcAAAAAACCAAATGGCCCAGACCTTAAGTACTAGGTAGAAGTGGGCAAACAGGTGAAAATGGCCAGAtcagagaagtaaaaaataagaaaattaactctgggttgagcgtggtggctcatgcctgtaatcccagcactttgggaggccgaggtgggtagatggcttgagctcattagttcaagactagcctgggcaacatggcaaaacctgtctatataaaaattggccgggtgcagtcgtatgtgcctatagtcccagctaccgaggaggctgagatgaaaggatggcttgagcccaggagacggaggttgcagtgagccgagatcaagattgcgtgccactgcattccagcctgggtgactagagccagaccttgtctcaaaataaaataaaaaaataaaaaaaaaaaaagaagaagaaagaaaattctaaaacttatttttttaattttgcatctTCCAGTATATCATATCATGGAcacttttgaatatgtttgtgtTCACTGACATACCTGTGTGTTCATATTTATGTCTCAATAACGAACTACTCTTTTGGAATATCTTATCACACAAGTCACAAGCATACATTCCATTTTCTGTCTTCCGCATTTTCTTTTTGGGTGGTGTAGAATCAGAGTCATTCTGATCCTCTACATTTGATACTCCTTCTGAGCTAGTATCTTGTCTTTCATCCTAGAGGAAGAAAGGTGTgagaaaatttaatttaacattaaaaGATAAACAAGAGATATACATAAAAGTATGAGATAAAGAACTACTTTAACTTATACTTTTATACTTTCAAGGACTTGACCAAAGCAAGTACACTGATCCTCACTGCACATGCGCCCCAAGGGTGGGGCCAGATCACAGGTGGAGGTGACAAGGACAAGAGTGAGGTTGGGGATAACACGGTCAAAACTATAGCAAAGACATATACTCAACTGGTACTGGAAAGAAAGCAAGGACacccaaaagaaaacatgtaaaatatatagtaaCAGAGTTTATCTGGTTTCAAGTAAATGATTACTTTACGAGAAATTTGCAGGTTTTAACTTATTAGTTTGCTCATTAATCACTCATTACTAACCGCATCAGTtgccttcattttttcattctgGGTTTCACTAAGCAAAAGTtaacattctatttttaaaacctggTCTTTCAATTGTATCCTCCAGACCTTCAGGGTTCTTTAACCTCCACGGTCTCTTTGAAAAGAGAGGTGTGCTCTACCACTTGTCTAAGGAGCAAGATGGAAAAACAATGCAGGAGGGtctttttaacagaaataattGCTAGTCAAAATGAACCTTTAGAATTCCAGGGCGATGAAAAGGAACTCCAGGCAGTCTCATGGAGATAATTTTGGGCAGCACGTTCTTATGTAAGCCGAATAACCCTGCAGGGAGCCTGTTGTGGAACTGGGTCCCCTAAGATCTTTCTACCTTATCTAGAGTGTTCCATGCCATTGCCTCAAACCTACAAATTTTCTAAAAGTTGAAGGTTTTTCACAATATTTCCTATGGCTTTATGAGGCAAGAGAAGTGCAGCCATTTGTTCTTGTCACTTGTGAGTGGCCCCAGTGCTGAAGTAACTTGACTCTCACTGCTATTTGATCTAGTCACGTGACATGTGATTCTATATGAAATGCTAAGGATGGCTCTTTTTCTATTCAAAGGCATTCAAAGTGTTCTGTACACTAAAAATTTAGAGGAATTCAATGATCATGTAAGAAATTTTTTTCAAGAGTTATCACAAATACAGGAAACCCAATCAGTAGCAATATTTAAGGGAAAACAAAAGCAGCAAATACACGTTTGAGCAGGATATTGAAATTATTATacttacagaaaacatttgcatAAAATACCAAATTTGTCTCTAGTATTCATTTGATTCCATCAGAAATTGAtggaaaaaatgggaaaacatcAACATTAGTGACATGGAAAAAGTCTGGACAATGAGGCATACAATAGCTCTATCCAAAACTATTGTGGATTTTGGGGTAAGACCAGTTCAAGGGTTGTTCCTGGACAGAATAAACACTGTTCTCGTAAACACTAGTGATAGTTAAGGAGgaaaatgcatacatatttttaagttcaCAGCCACACTTCCTCATATACATTATGACTGAACACTGTTTATGCACAGTTCATAAAATGATCAGTAAATTCACAAGGTGCATTCTTTGCATACTTCATTCCTGTTTAATTAAAACCTTTTATAAACAGATGTATTAGTATATAAAAGTGATAGATAAGTTTGCCTGGTATGAACCTGTGAATGggaacatattttcatttattaatgacCATAATCAAGGCAGAAACTATTACTAATTTCAGGAATTTAGCTATACAAACAGAAACCCAATTAGCGagtatttcaattttgtttttttatttctaacttcaAACAGGTTTTTAGCTGAGACTTACAAATCATCTTTCACAATAGCATAGCATTTCAAACTTCAAGCTGGTAACAATACCCTGGATTAGCAAACAACCAACTGAAGACATCACGCCAGAAAAGTTAAAGCAGACACTGATCCTTTTAAAAATGACCTAGTTGGCTCTACAGGACTGATATTTATTAGATAAACTTAATTGAAATTAATCAAATAGCATTTTACTAGCCAGGTTCAGGATTGGGGGTTTTTACCTGATTTCCATTTGGCTGGATCACTTTCAAGGGTGGTTCTTGGACTGCAGGGCTGACTGTAGTTGAGTATGTGTATGCCACCTGGGGAATCAGAATCGTTTGCTTATTGGCAGCTAGTGCTCGTAAGCATGGAACACTGTTCTGGTCAGCAATGGCCACGATTGTGGGTAACTGGGCAGTGACTGTAGGTATAGCGATATTTATGGGGTTGGCACTTGGTGGGATTACATTTACAACTGGTTCTGAGTCTGTAACACAACTGTCCTTTTGTGGCTCCTTTTTTGCGCAAGACAAGTTCAAGGGTTCTTCCTGGACAGAATAAACACTGTTCTGGTAAACACTAGTGATAGTTGACCTTTCTAATAATTCTCCCTGTTGCTTTGGTAGTGAAAGATCAAGAGGTTCTACTTGTGGCTCTTCTTGTGCACCCTCAGCTGTGTACAAGTAACCCTGTGTATTTCTGGATGAGGAAAGGTTTAGAGGTGATGGGGATGGTGTACTACTTCTGGAACCATTGGTGGTTGATCCCACTGGTAAAACTGGGGAGTTAGTCATCTTCAAAGGACTTTGTAGGTTTACTGTGCTGTCCTGGGGTTCATTTGCATTTGCAGATTGAGGCTGATCATTGTTCTTGGCAGGGATATTTACTTTGCCTGGTTCAGGAGAAGATGGTTCAGAAGACTGCACTGAAATCTGTCCAGCTTGCATCTTTTCAAACCACTTTTTTACTACATCCAGTGGTAGGTTTACTGAATCAGCAATTTTTGAGAGCTCTTCTGCACTTGGTTGTGCATTCAAAGCATAATATGCTTTTAGGAGAGACAAGAGGTTCTTTAAAGGTGGCTGACTGGGAGACAAATTGCCATCTCCAGTAGCTGATGAAACAGAGGACTCAGGTTTCTCAGCTTCTGCTGCAGGGAGTGGAGGAGGCTGAGTAGGCTGCTTTAGGTCATAGTGCTTTAATTCTGGAAGTGCATTAATATCTCCTGGACAATCATCACACAGAAGACAAGTGCTATCATTCACCCCCGCTTCAAAGCTTTTGTCCTTCTCAGACTTAACAGTAAGATCTTCTGGTAGCTTTTCACTTTTACAACTGTTTGTAGcaactggattttctttttttaaattttgaggaaCAACTTGAAGTTGGCTAGGCTGCTCAAGACTATAGTTGATGATAATTTTGGTTGTTCCATCTTGATCAACCAAAGGAAGACTGATGGCTGAAATAACAGAATGGCCACTTTGTTGTATGGGTGAAGCATTGATTGTTTCTTGTTCTTTGGATGCAAGATTGGCTTGATTATTCTCCAACACTTGTCGTATTACATTACCATCTACTGCCACTTTAAGTACATTCTGAATATCACTTAAATTGATACTTATGGGAGACACCAAACCAACTGTTGGCAGAACAACAGCTTGCACCACGCCCTGAGGAGAACTGGTTGCCTGTAATGGGCCACCACCAGTGAAAACCCCATTTTGTAAAGGGGTTGAACAGTTGATTCCTGAAGCAACCACTATGGGTTTGAATTCATAATCCACAGGTTCAGTTTTAATTTGGTTAACAGAAAGCTGTTCCTGAAGGGGTTTATTCTCTATCTTTTGCCGTATCTGTGGTCGTGTGGGACTGCCTGGTGACGCTGAAAGAGACGGTGAAGAACACTGAGATGTCTTGAGTCCTGTTCTTGGTCGCCCATTCACAGGTATCAAGCTGATACATTTCTTACTGCTTATGTGTGAGCTATAGGAGCCAGAATGGGAAAAGCGTTTCTTGCAGTTTGGGCATTCATATGGCTTCTctcctaaacaaacaaaaaattacattcactgaattattacatataaatttttatgtatcCTCATTTCCCTAAAACAAGCGATAtcgattttaaaaagaagactgcCATGTATGCTTGTGAGAGAATTTTATTTAGAATCATCCTTTTAGCTTCAAAACCTATATAAATGTGATGAACGCTAGTAACTTAGTCTGAGGTACATGTTCTGCTAACCAATCATGGAATCTTCGCAGCATATGTGTATAATATTTCTGCCAACCTTTGTAACTTCAAATAATTCTCAAGTACCAAAAGTAATTACATTCTACTCTTTCAAGTATGTTTTTTCTTATTCCATTTCACCAACCTatatcattttctatattttactttattcaacCATCTGTAGgagaaacattaaagaaaaataagtaaaatgttccTTATGACTTAACAAGTATGAATATCTATCTTTGATTAATAAAAATTCCTGTACCCATAGGGCTTTCTTGAAAATAGTTTTTCCCTAATGGGAGGAAAACTTTAAATATAAGATATTCTATAAGCATTGGCTTATTAAACTGGAATGTATATACCCCCAGGATAAACACTGTAGTGGGTATCAAAGCATCTTGGAGTTTCAATTTTAGTGACGGTGGGTATGATAAAACTCAAGCTGCTTCGCTAGACTCTGTGGGGTACAAGGCATTTATTCTCCTTGGCTGTTAGGGATACTTTGgtagaaaattttgaaagtaCTGAGCTAAATGGAATATTTTCCTACAAACCTAATGTTTCCTTTGAGTTTTAAGTTATAGTTACAGTTCGCTAACTTATAATTTAAAGGTTACAGACTATAAGCTCTAGTAAAGCAGAAGCCTCTGAGGCTTGTTTGCCATTTATCCCTTGCACCCATCAAAGCACAGGTTGCAAAGATGCTCATTAAACCTtttttggatgaatgaatgcCTAATTGTTGAATGATGAGATGTGATGAGATGTGATGTCTACTAAGTATGAAAATAAAACTCTCCACCTCCTGttctttttaagaattaaaatgaaagcaGTGAGGAAGTCAACTTAAGCCCTACTAACAATAGCTTCAATAGTAACTTCAATGCTAAAATGTGTTCAAAATGTGagttatattttctaataaatatgaTTATTTGAAGAATCAAAAATAAGAATTGGAAGAGATTTAAGAAGCCCTGTAGTACAGCCTCCTTTTCAATGAAGAGTTCATTTCATATCATTCCTGACACTAGCTCATCTCTGCTTGAGCTTCTTTAATAAAAGGGGAGTTAGGACCTGCTGGACAGCCCTGCACAGGAGGGTCCTGTCTGGTTCTGCTGAGGTCCATGGATTTGGGTTCCAATCCTGGCTCTATCACATACTATTTTCTTAAGCTTTCCAAGCCTTAGTTTTTCAATGTGCAAATGCAGATACATTCTCATTGGACTGTCATAGGGGTCATATGAGATTATATAGCAAACCTCTTAGTATGCTCTCAACAAATGctagtcactttttaaaaaggcaattctACTAAGAGACAGGCTGAGTTTCAG encodes the following:
- the ZEB1 gene encoding zinc finger E-box-binding homeobox 1 isoform X7, with the protein product MTSHKSGRDQRHVTQSGCNRKFKCTECGKAFKYKHHLKEHLRIHSGEKPYECPNCKKRFSHSGSYSSHISSKKCISLIPVNGRPRTGLKTSQCSSPSLSASPGSPTRPQIRQKIENKPLQEQLSVNQIKTEPVDYEFKPIVVASGINCSTPLQNGVFTGGGPLQATSSPQGVVQAVVLPTVGLVSPISINLSDIQNVLKVAVDGNVIRQVLENNQANLASKEQETINASPIQQSGHSVISAISLPLVDQDGTTKIIINYSLEQPSQLQVVPQNLKKENPVATNSCKSEKLPEDLTVKSEKDKSFEAGVNDSTCLLCDDCPGDINALPELKHYDLKQPTQPPPLPAAEAEKPESSVSSATGDGNLSPSQPPLKNLLSLLKAYYALNAQPSAEELSKIADSVNLPLDVVKKWFEKMQAGQISVQSSEPSSPEPGKVNIPAKNNDQPQSANANEPQDSTVNLQSPLKMTNSPVLPVGSTTNGSRSSTPSPSPLNLSSSRNTQGYLYTAEGAQEEPQVEPLDLSLPKQQGELLERSTITSVYQNSVYSVQEEPLNLSCAKKEPQKDSCVTDSEPVVNVIPPSANPINIAIPTVTAQLPTIVAIADQNSVPCLRALAANKQTILIPQVAYTYSTTVSPAVQEPPLKVIQPNGNQDERQDTSSEGVSNVEDQNDSDSTPPKKKMRKTENGMYACDLCDKIFQKSSSLLRHKYEHTGKRPHECGICKKAFKHKHHLIEHMRLHSGEKPYQCDKCGKRFSHSGSYSQHMNHRYSYCKREAEERDSTEQEEAGPEILSNEHVGARASPSQGDSDERESLTREDDEDSEKEEEEEDKEMEELQEEKECEKPQGDEEEEEEEEEVEEEEVEDAENEGEAAKPEGLMKDDRAESQASSLGQKVSESSEQVSEEKTNEA
- the ZEB1 gene encoding zinc finger E-box-binding homeobox 1 isoform X6, which encodes MADGPRCKRRKQANPRRNNGKEGQEILGPEAQADEAGCTVKDDECESDAENEQNHDPNVEEFLQQQDTAVIFPEAPEEDQRQGTPEASGHDENGTPDAFSQLLTCPYCDRGYKRFTSLKEHIKYRHEKNEDNFSCSLCSYTFAYRTQLERHMTSHKSGRDQRHVTQSGCNRKFKCTECGKAFKYKHHLKEHLRIHSGEKPYECPNCKKRFSHSGSYSSHISSKKCISLIPVNGRPRTGLKTSQCSSPSLSASPGSPTRPQIRQKIENKPLQEQLSVNQIKTEPVDYEFKPIVVASGINCSTPLQNGVFTGGGPLQATSSPQGVVQAVVLPTVGLVSPISINLSDIQNVLKVAVDGNVIRQVLENNQANLASKEQETINASPIQQSGHSVISAISLPLVDQDGTTKIIINYSLEQPSQLQVVPQNLKKENPVATNSCKSEKLPEDLTVKSEKDKSFEAGVNDSTCLLCDDCPGDINALPELKHYDLKQPTQPPPLPAAEAEKPESSVSSATGDGNLSPSQPPLKNLLSLLKAYYALNAQPSAEELSKIADSVNLPLDVVKKWFEKMQAGQISVQSSEPSSPEPGKVNIPAKNNDQPQSANANEPQDSTVNLQSPLKMTNSPVLPVGSTTNGSRSSTPSPSPLNLSSSRNTQGYLYTAEGAQEEPQVEPLDLSLPKQQGELLERSTITSVYQNSVYSVQEEPLNLSCAKKEPQKDSCVTDSEPVVNVIPPSANPINIAIPTVTAQLPTIVAIADQNSVPCLRALAANKQTILIPQVAYTYSTTVSPAVQEPPLKVIQPNGNQDERQDTSSEGVSNVEDQNDSDSTPPKKKMRKTENGMYACDLCDKIFQKSSSLLRHKYEHTGKRPHECGICKKAFKHKHHLIEHMRLHSGEKPYQCDKCGKRFSHSGSYSQHMNHRYSYCKREAEERDSTEQEEAGPEILSNEHVGARASPSQGDSDERESLTREDDEDSEKEEEEEDKEMEELQEEKECEKPQGDEEEEEEEEEVEEEEVEDAENEGEAAKPEGLMKDDRAESQASSLGQKVSESSEQVSEEKTNEA
- the ZEB1 gene encoding zinc finger E-box-binding homeobox 1 isoform X4, with translation MKVTNYNTVVETNSDSDDEDKLHIVEEESVTDAADCEGVPEDDLPTDQTVLPGRSSEREGNAKNCWEDDRKEGQEILGPEAQADEAGCTVKDDECESDAENEQNHDPNVEEFLQQQDTAVIFPEAPEEDQRQGTPEASGHDENGTPDAFSQLLTCPYCDRGYKRFTSLKEHIKYRHEKNEDNFSCSLCSYTFAYRTQLERHMTSHKSGRDQRHVTQSGCNRKFKCTECGKAFKYKHHLKEHLRIHSGEKPYECPNCKKRFSHSGSYSSHISSKKCISLIPVNGRPRTGLKTSQCSSPSLSASPGSPTRPQIRQKIENKPLQEQLSVNQIKTEPVDYEFKPIVVASGINCSTPLQNGVFTGGGPLQATSSPQGVVQAVVLPTVGLVSPISINLSDIQNVLKVAVDGNVIRQVLENNQANLASKEQETINASPIQQSGHSVISAISLPLVDQDGTTKIIINYSLEQPSQLQVVPQNLKKENPVATNSCKSEKLPEDLTVKSEKDKSFEAGVNDSTCLLCDDCPGDINALPELKHYDLKQPTQPPPLPAAEAEKPESSVSSATGDGNLSPSQPPLKNLLSLLKAYYALNAQPSAEELSKIADSVNLPLDVVKKWFEKMQAGQISVQSSEPSSPEPGKVNIPAKNNDQPQSANANEPQDSTVNLQSPLKMTNSPVLPVGSTTNGSRSSTPSPSPLNLSSSRNTQGYLYTAEGAQEEPQVEPLDLSLPKQQGELLERSTITSVYQNSVYSVQEEPLNLSCAKKEPQKDSCVTDSEPVVNVIPPSANPINIAIPTVTAQLPTIVAIADQNSVPCLRALAANKQTILIPQVAYTYSTTVSPAVQEPPLKVIQPNGNQDERQDTSSEGVSNVEDQNDSDSTPPKKKMRKTENGMYACDLCDKIFQKSSSLLRHKYEHTGKRPHECGICKKAFKHKHHLIEHMRLHSGEKPYQCDKCGKRFSHSGSYSQHMNHRYSYCKREAEERDSTEQEEAGPEILSNEHVGARASPSQGDSDERESLTREDDEDSEKEEEEEDKEMEELQEEKECEKPQGDEEEEEEEEEVEEEEVEDAENEGEAAKPEGLMKDDRAESQASSLGQKVSESSEQVSEEKTNEA
- the ZEB1 gene encoding zinc finger E-box-binding homeobox 1 isoform X3, giving the protein MKVTNYNTVVETNSDSDDEDKLHIVEEESVTDAADCEGVPEDDLPTDQTVLPGRSSEREGNAKNCWEDDTGKEGQEILGPEAQADEAGCTVKDDECESDAENEQNHDPNVEEFLQQQDTAVIFPEAPEEDQRQGTPEASGHDENGTPDAFSQLLTCPYCDRGYKRFTSLKEHIKYRHEKNEDNFSCSLCSYTFAYRTQLERHMTSHKSGRDQRHVTQSGCNRKFKCTECGKAFKYKHHLKEHLRIHSGEKPYECPNCKKRFSHSGSYSSHISSKKCISLIPVNGRPRTGLKTSQCSSPSLSASPGSPTRPQIRQKIENKPLQEQLSVNQIKTEPVDYEFKPIVVASGINCSTPLQNGVFTGGGPLQATSSPQGVVQAVVLPTVGLVSPISINLSDIQNVLKVAVDGNVIRQVLENNQANLASKEQETINASPIQQSGHSVISAISLPLVDQDGTTKIIINYSLEQPSQLQVVPQNLKKENPVATNSCKSEKLPEDLTVKSEKDKSFEAGVNDSTCLLCDDCPGDINALPELKHYDLKQPTQPPPLPAAEAEKPESSVSSATGDGNLSPSQPPLKNLLSLLKAYYALNAQPSAEELSKIADSVNLPLDVVKKWFEKMQAGQISVQSSEPSSPEPGKVNIPAKNNDQPQSANANEPQDSTVNLQSPLKMTNSPVLPVGSTTNGSRSSTPSPSPLNLSSSRNTQGYLYTAEGAQEEPQVEPLDLSLPKQQGELLERSTITSVYQNSVYSVQEEPLNLSCAKKEPQKDSCVTDSEPVVNVIPPSANPINIAIPTVTAQLPTIVAIADQNSVPCLRALAANKQTILIPQVAYTYSTTVSPAVQEPPLKVIQPNGNQDERQDTSSEGVSNVEDQNDSDSTPPKKKMRKTENGMYACDLCDKIFQKSSSLLRHKYEHTGKRPHECGICKKAFKHKHHLIEHMRLHSGEKPYQCDKCGKRFSHSGSYSQHMNHRYSYCKREAEERDSTEQEEAGPEILSNEHVGARASPSQGDSDERESLTREDDEDSEKEEEEEDKEMEELQEEKECEKPQGDEEEEEEEEEVEEEEVEDAENEGEAAKPEGLMKDDRAESQASSLGQKVSESSEQVSEEKTNEA
- the ZEB1 gene encoding zinc finger E-box-binding homeobox 1 isoform X1 codes for the protein MADGPRCKRRKQANPRRNNVTNYNTVVETNSDSDDEDKLHIVEEESVTDAADCEGVPEDDLPTDQTVLPGRSSEREGNAKNCWEDDTGKEGQEILGPEAQADEAGCTVKDDECESDAENEQNHDPNVEEFLQQQDTAVIFPEAPEEDQRQGTPEASGHDENGTPDAFSQLLTCPYCDRGYKRFTSLKEHIKYRHEKNEDNFSCSLCSYTFAYRTQLERHMTSHKSGRDQRHVTQSGCNRKFKCTECGKAFKYKHHLKEHLRIHSGEKPYECPNCKKRFSHSGSYSSHISSKKCISLIPVNGRPRTGLKTSQCSSPSLSASPGSPTRPQIRQKIENKPLQEQLSVNQIKTEPVDYEFKPIVVASGINCSTPLQNGVFTGGGPLQATSSPQGVVQAVVLPTVGLVSPISINLSDIQNVLKVAVDGNVIRQVLENNQANLASKEQETINASPIQQSGHSVISAISLPLVDQDGTTKIIINYSLEQPSQLQVVPQNLKKENPVATNSCKSEKLPEDLTVKSEKDKSFEAGVNDSTCLLCDDCPGDINALPELKHYDLKQPTQPPPLPAAEAEKPESSVSSATGDGNLSPSQPPLKNLLSLLKAYYALNAQPSAEELSKIADSVNLPLDVVKKWFEKMQAGQISVQSSEPSSPEPGKVNIPAKNNDQPQSANANEPQDSTVNLQSPLKMTNSPVLPVGSTTNGSRSSTPSPSPLNLSSSRNTQGYLYTAEGAQEEPQVEPLDLSLPKQQGELLERSTITSVYQNSVYSVQEEPLNLSCAKKEPQKDSCVTDSEPVVNVIPPSANPINIAIPTVTAQLPTIVAIADQNSVPCLRALAANKQTILIPQVAYTYSTTVSPAVQEPPLKVIQPNGNQDERQDTSSEGVSNVEDQNDSDSTPPKKKMRKTENGMYACDLCDKIFQKSSSLLRHKYEHTGKRPHECGICKKAFKHKHHLIEHMRLHSGEKPYQCDKCGKRFSHSGSYSQHMNHRYSYCKREAEERDSTEQEEAGPEILSNEHVGARASPSQGDSDERESLTREDDEDSEKEEEEEDKEMEELQEEKECEKPQGDEEEEEEEEEVEEEEVEDAENEGEAAKPEGLMKDDRAESQASSLGQKVSESSEQVSEEKTNEA